A region from the Chloroflexota bacterium genome encodes:
- a CDS encoding glycosyltransferase has product MALSPPDHQSSYPPEVHHRIRRDEAGDYARTARALTHCGIDVVSIQHEYGIWGGSDGEHVLEFLHALEIPAVATLHTVLRHPTLRQRQILVELAAATAATVVMSRAAAALLTRAYGIDPIRVEVIPHGVPNLPLVDPDTMKPGLGLGGHAVILSFGLLGHGKGYEVAIEAMPTVVAAIPSARYVVLGATHPELLRHEGETYRQSLVARVDALGLAGHVQFVDRFVGRVELSRWLEAADVFVTPYPNLEQIVSGTLAYAMGAGKAIVSTPYAYAAELLAEDRGILVAPGSSAALAAAFIALLRDADRRAEVGARAYGHSRAMIWPEVGNAYRRLFARIAGRPAAPVTRAAGLATTSV; this is encoded by the coding sequence GTGGCGCTCAGCCCGCCTGACCACCAGTCGTCGTACCCACCCGAGGTCCACCACAGGATCCGTCGCGACGAGGCGGGAGACTATGCCCGCACTGCCCGTGCGCTCACGCACTGCGGGATCGACGTCGTGTCGATCCAACATGAATACGGGATCTGGGGTGGTTCCGATGGCGAACACGTGCTGGAGTTCCTCCACGCCCTGGAGATCCCTGCCGTGGCGACGCTGCACACGGTGCTCCGTCATCCAACGCTCCGGCAGCGACAGATCCTCGTCGAGCTCGCCGCCGCGACCGCAGCGACGGTCGTCATGTCGCGCGCCGCGGCCGCGCTGCTGACCCGGGCCTACGGGATCGATCCGATCCGCGTCGAGGTGATCCCCCATGGGGTACCCAACCTGCCGCTGGTCGATCCCGACACGATGAAGCCGGGGCTTGGGCTTGGCGGCCACGCGGTCATCCTGAGCTTCGGCCTGCTCGGGCACGGCAAGGGTTATGAAGTCGCGATCGAGGCCATGCCGACGGTGGTGGCCGCGATCCCGAGCGCTCGGTATGTGGTCCTCGGAGCAACCCACCCCGAACTCCTCCGCCATGAGGGCGAAACGTACCGACAATCGCTCGTCGCCCGGGTCGACGCGCTCGGCCTGGCCGGCCACGTTCAGTTCGTCGATCGGTTCGTGGGTCGGGTGGAGCTGAGTCGCTGGCTGGAGGCCGCCGATGTCTTCGTGACGCCGTATCCCAATCTCGAGCAGATCGTTTCCGGCACACTGGCGTACGCCATGGGTGCGGGCAAGGCGATCGTCTCGACCCCCTACGCCTACGCCGCCGAGCTGCTGGCTGAGGATCGGGGCATCCTCGTGGCACCTGGATCATCGGCCGCCCTCGCGGCGGCCTTCATCGCGCTCTTGCGAGATGCCGACCGGCGCGCCGAGGTGGGAGCGCGAGCGTACGGCCACAGCCGGGCGATGATCTGGCCGGAGGTGGGGAACGCCTACCGTCGCCTCTTCGCCAGGATCGCCGGCAGGCCCGCGGCCCCGGTTACCCGTGCGGCAGGGCTGGCCACGACGAGTGTCTGA